Genomic segment of Salvelinus alpinus chromosome 23, SLU_Salpinus.1, whole genome shotgun sequence:
ATCTCCCTCTGGACTGTCACATGTAGATATGATTCCTAGACCAAGCTCTGCAAGCTCATCACAGCCCATGGCTGTCGTCACCATGATTTTTTCCTCCAGGCGGTTGCATAAAGTTCTATAAGAGGGCAAAGGGTAGCCTAACTCCCGAAGGAATTCGTAACCCTTGGCACCAACTGCACATCGGATTTTACGAGCCTTCAGCACTGTCTCGTGGGACCACACAGCTCTCCGGGAACGCTTGGTCAGGGTCAGGGCACGGATCTGGTCTTCATACAAAAATGTCTGGAGGCCCCTCTCTATTCTGTCCAGTTTGAACATCCTCTTCTTCATTTCCTCAGCCTGCACACAAGTTAACATGTTGAGGAGGTGTTATCTTTTCCAAGATTCTcacaaaatgttatgtttttcTTCTGTGAGAAAATTCTAATGACTGAAAGCGTAAAGGGTCCATTGTATAATTTCACATAACATAATAATTtacactgaaaagatttgactaGAGAAAGATGTTTTAGGAAATATGAGGCAATAGTCTGAAATTAGTTGGGAAAAGGGAGCTACCAACACACCTCTTTCTGAAGTCTGGCAGTGTGTTGCATTTCTTGTTCCAGCAGGGTTTTGTAAGGTTGACAATGGGTGCAGGGACGTTCCTCTGCCTTGTGTAGTTCATCAGCATCTTCCTCCATGCCCAGAGTTGGTTGCCGCCGTGCATAGCCATGATCCCCCACATTCAGATCTCTCTCTACTAGGTATACAGAGAACATTAACAACACATCTGAATCATTCACTTGATCCACTGTTACAATCAGGAActaacagttaaaaaaaaaaattgttagcACAACTGGACCAACATTTGCATTAGGCCTACTAGTATTCAACAATAGTAGGCTATCTGATGTGTCAATATCTATTTTGACAGATGTGATTTTGAGAAATAAAGAAAAAAGTAGTTACCTGGCTCTGGTTTGAAAGGTAGCACTATCTGTGGGGTGATGGGATAAGGTGGATTTTGCACACTGAAAAGAGTGGGGATAGCGTTTGGTTTCAGCTTCTTTCCCCCTGCTGGCGACCTGGCTATTTCTTCAAACTGACTCAGCTCAAAATGGTCCTGCAAGAAGACATAGCTGTAGGATTAGCTGGCTAAATATCGATGTATTTTCTCTTGGTGCATTATATATTGCACTAAATCAATTAAGTTATTATATTCAAAGTGTAGACAAACATGTCAACATGTTTTGTTCTAATTTGGAGTTGGGAATTGTTGACTGGTGGAccaaactagctaacgttagctagccagtaAGGTTAACATTAGTCACCCATAAACTTGCCTGGCACAGTCTGGAATGTGGAGTTGGTACAAAATTACGCCGGCAGTTTACAAGCCATTTATTCTTGCGTATAGGCTCTTTTGGAAAACGAAATAGTTGCTTCCCAGTGGTTGTTGAGTTTGAGCAATTTGGAGCGGAACACCCACCCATACCTATCGAGCTAACAAGTCAAAACTgctgaatgcagctagctagcaagcgAACTATAGCCCCAGTTACTTGCATTCCAATCAAACAACAGAGCTAGCTTGTAGCTAGCGAAGGCTACCAGAACTTTACACTTGTTCTCATAGGAAACAAAACTAAATAGAACATGGTTGAAACATGAGCTCACGTAAGATATTTTATCATCCCAAAGGTTCACAAAAGTATTAAGCGATGTTAGCATGCCAAATAATATGAAATTGCAAAGTAAATAATTTCCGACTTTGTTTGAGCCAAAATGGCGCACCTGCCCTCAACGGTTGTTTGATAACGTCACGGGTTTGAGCTGCCCATATGACTGCATGTTTCAAATATTTCTTCAAGAGAACTATAAAGTATCCTTCATTAAAATTCGATTTATACAGACTAAcaaaatatacaatatatattttGTCAACATCGTCCCCATATTGAAAGGATGGTTATAGGATGGTAAAAACGAATGTTCTACATTTTGAATTGGAAAATTTTGTCCACTCCTACTGGGGTCCTTTGTGTGTTGTTGGTGTACAATCTGTAAGGACCCATTCAGACCACGTTGGTTGGATGTTTACAGCTGCGCTTCATTCTTGCCAAGAATTTGGGTCTTCCTCGCTGAAAACTATTGTTGAGAAACGAATCAATGCAATCCGACAAACGAAGAATAACGCATAGTAGTGAACAGGAAGCTTTCACTGGACAACCGAAAACCTCCTGCAATGAGCTCCTTGACCATTCAATAAGTCTAGTCACTCCCAGTGTTCAGTtagctaacactagctagctagcttacactCAGTTGAACATTTTGGTTGTGTTCCAAATATTAACTAGTTAGCTATGACATCCTCCATGGTAGTCCCTGTTATTGATGTGCAAAATGATAATTTCAAAGAACTGTGGCCTGCTATGGTCCTTGCAATCAAGACTGCCTCCTTCATTGCACTGGATACAGTAAGTGTTACAGCGAGCTTTGCAGACAAACAGCTGTGGGTACATTGATGGTTTACGTCTTTATGTAAGCCCATTGACACATATAATGTCTGCATGTTTTGTTTCAGGAATTGAGTGGGCTTGGAAGCAGAAAAGCTTTGCTGGCAGAGTGAGTATGGTTGATTCTGGGGGTTTCTTCATTATTTAATGTAGCTAAtggggtaaatccatttgaattcagtcACTTTTTGACAGacccccttttgatttgaacgaaacctTCCATGCATTTTGCCAATTGTAGTAGTTTTTAGAAAGCGACTCTGGACCTGAGTACCAACACATTCAAGAGATAAAGGTggtcaaagttgacccattttgcataccataccatgagacatccatctTTTCAATAGGCTGAGATTTATATCATTTACAAGCTTATacacagggttgtcaaactattttctATAAGTATTTTCTTTTATCGTTAACATCAAGTCTATTTACAAAAAACATGTACATTCctatttttttcttcatatttgcatatgttgtagcttaTAGTTGATTTTACATCATCTAAGGTTTTTGTTGTGCCCGCTATCGGTTcagacacaacatgctcttggatacagggtgggtgtcatgttttggctgattaaatgtactaaaatgggaATAACATTGAAATGTCAACTTTAAAATGGTACTACAAAGATGGAGGTCCATACTTGTTGACTTGAATGGGCATATCTGTTCCTTTAAATTATACTGTCAAACTTCCATAGGAAACGCTTTGAAATATCATAGAAAATACATGATTTAAGTTGATATTCGACAGTGGTTGGACTGGCGTTGATCTTTGTTGTACTAATTAGATGTtcaaatttcaattcaatttacatTTCGATGGTATACCAGCTAAGttgcagtggtctgaagggataggtccattctatgAAATCTATTTCTAGGATTGAAATGACtgccaccctgtattcaagagcatgctgtctcaaccgatggcaggcacaacacaaaaactTCAGATGTGAAATAGGATCTAAACATATGcaaatataacatctgatactattTTGATTAAATGATCAAACTCAACCGTTTCTCTTTTCCGGTGATGAAgaaagacatggatgtctcatggtatggtggggtatgcaaaatgggtcaactttgaccACCcctatctcctgaatgttttgtcattcaggtccaaaaatgcactttctgaccacttcttccacaggcaaacatgtatggaaagttttgtttaagtctaaagggatgctgtcaaaaaggGATTTAATTCAATTGGGTTTACCCAATGTACAATCACTATGCTATCTCAATCTCAAGATTTACATTAGCTCTATCTCTGTTTTCATTTTAAGATGCATAGAGGACCGTTACAAAGCCATATGCAATGCAGCTCGCACACGCTCAATTCTCTCCCTTGGGTTTGCTTGTTTTAAGAAACTTGAAAACAAGGTAAATGTAACCTTTGCACATCCTGACATTCAGAAAGCTTAACATAAAATGTTACATTGTTTTATTTGATGTATTATATCTCTTTCCAGGATGATGATACGTACCTTGTCCAGGTGTACAACCTGACGTTGCTCTGCAGTGAGGAGTATGTAATTGAACCACAATCTGTGCAGTTCCTGGTGCAACATGGATTTGACTTCAACAAACAATATGCTGAAGGTGTCCCTTATCTCAAGGGCAATGACATGGTGAGATAAAGTTTTTGTTGTGATCCGTCATAGATCCTGGACTATTccttatttttacatttaagtggTGAAGTGATCCAGAGTTCTGTTCCTTTCTTGTATCCAGGGAGGGGATTCCCATGGAATAAACATGCGGATGCTGTTTGTGGAACTCCTGCGTGCTCGCAAGCCATTGGTTCTACACAATGGCTTGATCGACATGGTGTTCCTGTATCAGTGCTTCTATGCACACCTGCCAGATAAACTTGGCACTTTCACTGCTGACCTGTCCCAGATGTTCCCAGCTGGGATATATGACACCAAGTACGCCACAGAGTATGAGCTGCGCTTTGCTGCCTCTTACCTTGAGTATGCCTACAAGAAATGGTTAGTAAACTAAACACTAAATATGACACATCTAGCCATACTACTACACATTCAAGGAAGTAGTTACAGTATTTTTGTTGCTCTTTTTTTCCCACAGTAAATTGGACAACAGCAAGTCTCTTGAGGTTGGTGGTAATGGACACCATCTGTTCCTGGAGTTCTGCAAATACTCAGGCCACCTGTCCAGCTATGTGGACTTCAGGCCCTGCCTGGCCGGGTCTAGCCTGGAGGGACCGCTGAATGTCTGCCAGCGTTTTTCTGTAAGTACATCACTTCTTAAACTTGTTGGCAACCCCAGATTCTATTTTAAAGGATCCCAAAAATGTGTGCAATAATGATCAGCACTGGGGCACTTCATGGACTCTTATGCAATAACGAGTGTATAACCAAGCTATTTTTCTAATGATAATAAACTGAATCTGAACAATGCAGTGTCTTGACCCTGTTACACTTCAGCTGACACACGTGTAGTGGGGTAATATTTATCATAAGtattttatatatacacacctcaCTCGTAATAAGACTAAGCAATTAACCCATTAAATTAATTATCTGCCTACATAAGATAACTAGCAATATGCAAGTATTATGCATTTAGCCGACTAAGATCAAGGAATGGTAATGAGTAGCGAATATCAAAGCAAGTATTATTTAATAACTTGAATGGGTTCACATACAAGGCAAAGCCTAAGTTACAAAGCATTATTCTAAGCATGTTGAGTGAGATAGAGGTGCACCATGGCTCATGTGAGTGTAGGTATCGCAGCACATCAGTTCAGGAACAAAAAAGTGAAAGACCCTTTCATAAGCATCTGAGTTGTTTAGATTCAAAAGTTAAcctccaatcagatatcagacctGTAAAGACAACAGAACCTCTGCTTCTCAGGTGTGACAATGGGGGTTGGCAAGATAAGAGAATGCTTGCATACAGTTGATGAGAGTCACTTCAGGGGCTGTGCTGCCATACAAATAATAAGTCCAATTTCTCTATTTTGTTAACTTACAACATTCTGTATTTTGTAGGCTTACGGTTGGTGCCCCAATGGGTCACTGTGTCCCTTGTCACATGACACTGACCTCATCATCCAGCACGATGAAAAAAACAAGGTGGAAAAGAAAAAGAAACGGAAGAGGAAAAGAAAAAACTCTTCTCAGGGGAACGTGGACTTTGAAGGTGCCTCCGAGAATAAGCAGGCCCatatggagctgaaggatggagaGCAGGGCCCGGACCAGGTGATCCCTGACACAGACAGCAAACCTCCCCCTGTCACAGAGCAGGTAGATGGGACTCCGGCACAGGGGTCAGAGAGCGGTGAGAAAATGACGACAGAGAAGGTAGAGGAAGGCAACGGAGTCGCAGAGCCACAGGCTGTGTCTGCAGATGAAGAAATGAAGACTGACAAAGAAAAGGTGGAAGGTAATGGTGTGTCAGAGCCACAGCCTCTGGCCACATCTGAGGCAGCGAAGAAAGAAAAGTCCAAGAGGAAGAAGCTGGAAGGAGGTTCCCACCGGGCAGGGTTCGATGCATTCATGACCGGCTACATCTTCTCCTATGCCaccactctgacagagagagTAGGTGAGCCACCGTGTTCAGAGTCCTGGCTCCCTGAGTGCCTGAACAAAGTTTACCTCAGTGGCAAGTCTGTCCCAATGCATATTGTCAAGAGCACCTTCTCCAAGTCCTCCAAGGCTCACATGCACAAGATGGACATTGTGTGGGGAAAAAGCTTTTCTAGCAGTGTGGCTAGCAAAGCAGAGGGAGCTGTATAAACATTCAATGGAACCAAATGTATTCCtggtttataataaagcatttttAGTTAGACATGCTTTGTTGCACATTTTAATGTTTGTTGATACAGTTATGTTTCAATAAAAAGGCTTTTCCTTGGTTATGACAAACATGGTAATTTGTGTCTTAAAACAACTTGATGTGAGGTTTGGCAGGAAAAGTGAGCTGATTTCACATTAGTCCTCATCAGCCTGTAGTGCACTCGGTATGACTATGTTCATAGGATCACACTGAAATAAGCACAAGAAGCTAAAGTTAGCCATTTATTTAAAAAACGATTGGACACATGTTCTTTatcaacgtaaaaaaaaaaaagttgaattGAATTGTAAGCTCTTCAGCTTTGCCTGAAAGATCCTGTTACATGTTCATACATCAGCCAAGATGGCAGAAAACA
This window contains:
- the LOC139550774 gene encoding THAP domain-containing protein 1 A-like isoform X1; translation: MGGCSAPNCSNSTTTGKQLFRFPKEPIRKNKWLVNCRRNFVPTPHSRLCQDHFELSQFEEIARSPAGGKKLKPNAIPTLFSVQNPPYPITPQIVLPFKPEPVERDLNVGDHGYARRQPTLGMEEDADELHKAEERPCTHCQPYKTLLEQEMQHTARLQKEAEEMKKRMFKLDRIERGLQTFLYEDQIRALTLTKRSRRAVWSHETVLKARKIRCAVGAKGYEFLRELGYPLPSYRTLCNRLEEKIMVTTAMGCDELAELGLGIISTCDSPEGDGDNEEAFIGVMS
- the LOC139550774 gene encoding THAP domain-containing protein 1 A-like isoform X2, which codes for MGGCSAPNCSNSTTTGKQLFRFPKEPIRKNKWLVNCRRNFVPTPHSRLCQDHFELSQFEEIARSPAGGKKLKPNAIPTLFSVQNPPYPITPQIVLPFKPEPERDLNVGDHGYARRQPTLGMEEDADELHKAEERPCTHCQPYKTLLEQEMQHTARLQKEAEEMKKRMFKLDRIERGLQTFLYEDQIRALTLTKRSRRAVWSHETVLKARKIRCAVGAKGYEFLRELGYPLPSYRTLCNRLEEKIMVTTAMGCDELAELGLGIISTCDSPEGDGDNEEAFIGVMS
- the LOC139550773 gene encoding target of EGR1 protein 1-like, producing the protein MTSSMVVPVIDVQNDNFKELWPAMVLAIKTASFIALDTELSGLGSRKALLAECIEDRYKAICNAARTRSILSLGFACFKKLENKDDDTYLVQVYNLTLLCSEEYVIEPQSVQFLVQHGFDFNKQYAEGVPYLKGNDMGGDSHGINMRMLFVELLRARKPLVLHNGLIDMVFLYQCFYAHLPDKLGTFTADLSQMFPAGIYDTKYATEYELRFAASYLEYAYKKCKLDNSKSLEVGGNGHHLFLEFCKYSGHLSSYVDFRPCLAGSSLEGPLNVCQRFSAYGWCPNGSLCPLSHDTDLIIQHDEKNKVEKKKKRKRKRKNSSQGNVDFEGASENKQAHMELKDGEQGPDQVIPDTDSKPPPVTEQVDGTPAQGSESGEKMTTEKVEEGNGVAEPQAVSADEEMKTDKEKVEGNGVSEPQPLATSEAAKKEKSKRKKLEGGSHRAGFDAFMTGYIFSYATTLTERVGEPPCSESWLPECLNKVYLSGKSVPMHIVKSTFSKSSKAHMHKMDIVWGKSFSSSVASKAEGAV